TTTATGAACAGCGGACAAGCCTGTATAGCAGGAACCCGACTTTTGGTTCCAGAAAACAAACTTGAAGAAACCAAACTCATCCTTAAAAATGTTTTAGAAAACATAATTGTAGGCGATCCCAAAAACAGCAGCACAGCCGTAGGACCAATGGTAAGCACAAAACAATACCAGCGTGTTCAGGACTACATTCAGGCGGGAATTAATGAAGGCGCCGAAATTCTCGCTGGAGGATTAGGAAAACCTGAAGGTCTTGAAAAAGGAAATTTTGTCAAACCGACTATTTTTGTGAATGCAAATAACCAAATGCGTATTGCAAAAGAAGAAATATTCGGCCCGGTGTTAACGGTCATTACATACAAAACCGAAGAAGAAGCAATTGAAATTGCAAATGATACCACTTACGGACTTCAAGCTTATGTTAGTTCTTCAGACGAAAAAAGAGCACATCGAGTTGCCTCACAAATTAACGCTGGTCGCGTGCAGATTAACGGAATTGGACACGACCCAATGGCGCCATTTGGCGGATTTAAGCAGTCAGGAATTGGTCGTGAATTTGGAACAATTGGACTTGAAGCTTATTTAGAACCAAAAGCCCTTATTCAGCCTAAATAATCATTATAGGATCTGGAAAATTTTCATTAAAAGATTTTCCAGATCTTTTGTAATTTTACGATTATGACAACAAAATCAAACCCAAAACCAAAAATACTATACTCCTGCTACTATGCACGCAGCCGGGAAGGAGAACATTTTATCCCTGAACATGTTTTCAGCTATCAAATTTCTGGAGAAATGACAGCTTGGGACAGCAAAAATACTTTTCACTCAAAAGCAGGCGATTTTCGCTTCAGCAAAAGAAATCATTTAGCAAAATTCACTAAAATTCCGCCAGAGAATGGTGAATTCAAAACCATATCACTTTTTTTAGATCAAGAGATTCTTCGCGAAGTAAACAAAGAATACAATTACAAAGCAAACAAAAAAGTCGATTCAGAAGCGATGATTACATTGGCTCCACATCCGCTCTACAAATCTTTCATGGAATCGCTCATCACCTATCTTGAAGTTGAACAAGAAAACAACGAAGCCTTGTTTAATTTAAAAATCAAAGAAGCCATCCATTTATTATTAAAAGTAAATCCCGAATTAAAAGACATTTTATTTGATTTTACAGAACCAGGCAAAATTGATTTGGAGGCCTTCATGAATAAAAATTTCCACTTCAATGTTCAAATGCATCGATTTGCATATTTAACAGGAAGAAGTCTGGCAACTTTTAAAAGAGATTTTCAAAAAATATTCCAGCAAGCGCCGGGAAAATGGCTCTTAAACAAACGACTTCAAGAAGCTTATTATTTAATCAGCCAAGGAAATCCGCCGTCAGAAGTTTATATTGGTGTAGGCTTCGAAGATCTATCTCATTTTTCATTTTCATTCAAAAAGAAATTCGGAATTGTTCCATCTTCCTTAAATCGCAAATAACTCAAGCAAAAATAACCCTATAAAAAAAGCCTCTCATTTCCGAGAGGCTTTTCTGTTGGTCTACTAGGACTCGAACCTAGAAAGACGGCACCAAAAACCGTAGTGTTACCATTACACCATAGACCAGCAGTGCTGTTAAGCGGGTGCAAAATTAGAACTTTATTTGTTTTATGCAAATTTTATTTAAAACTTTTTTCTGCATAAAAAAAGCCTCTCATTTTTGAGAGGCTTTATGTTGGTCTACTAGGACTCGAACCTAGAAAGACGGCACCAAAAACCGTAGTGTTACCATTACACCATAGACCAGCAATGCGGTTAAGCGAGTGCAAATTTAAGTCTTTATTTAGTTTTTACAAACTTTTTCGCCAAAAAAAATCATTTTTTTAGCTTTTTTTCAGTTTACAATTCTCCCAAACAACAAAAGATCCTTATAACCAATATATTACTATTCACACGTAGTTTTATAGAATTTTTTGTTAATGCTCGTTTCTTTCCATAAAAAAACATTTTCTTTGTAGGATAGAAAAACATACAAAATTTTAACACCTAAATATGGCACAATTCAATTTCAATAAATGGAATACAATTATTGGTTGGTTTGCATTTGCAATCGCTTTAATTACTTACACACTAACTGTTGAACCTACAATGAGCTTTTGGGATTGTGGTGAATATATTGCCACAGCGGCTAAACTTGAAGTTGGCCACCCACCAGGAGCACCTTTATTCCAAATGATGGGCGCGTTTTTTGCCATGTTTGCAATCGATGCCCAACATGTAGCTGTGATGGTTAACATGATGTCTGTTTTCTCTAGCGCATTTACAATTTTATTTATGTTTTGGTCTTCATCTATGATTTTGAAAAAGATTGTAGCTCGTTTTTCAGAAATCAACCAAAACAATTCTATTGTTATTTTAGGAAGTTCTTTTGTTGGTGCCTTAGCTTATACTTTTTCTGATAGTTTCTGGTTCAATGCCGTTGAAGCCGAAGTTTATGCAATGGCTTCTTTATTAATTGCTTTGCTTTTCTGGCTTGGATTACACTGGGAACAAGACATGGACAAACCAAAAGGAAACAAATGGCTTTTAATTATTTCTTTAGTTATTGGACTTTCGTTTGGGGTACACTTTATGGCGTTATTAACTATTCCGTCAATTGGATTTTTATACTATTTCAAACATTACGAAAAAGTTACTATTAAAAACTTTATCATTGCCAATATAGTAGTAATTGGAATCTTATTATTCATCTTTAAATTACTTCTTCCTCTAACCATGGCATCGTTTGGTAAAACCGAAATTTTCATGGTTAACAGTTTAGGTCTTCCTTTTAACTCAGGAACCATATTTGTGGTTTTGGTTTTAATCGCGTTTTTCTATTTCGGACTTAGATTCACCAAACAAAAAGGACTGATTTTTTACAATACCATCATCCTTTGTATCCTATTTATATTAATTGGTTTTTCTACTTGGATTATGCTTCCTGTTCGTGCCAATGCCAATACGGTTATAAATGAGAACAAACCATCTGATGCTGCCGAGGTTTTAGCATATTACAATCGTGAACAATATGGTGTTAATCCATTGTTTTACGGACCACAATACACAGAAGTTTTCGCTGGTCTTGATGCTACTACTCCATACTTAGATAAAAAACCTAACTACGAGAGAGATTACAAAACAGGTAAATACATCATTACTAATAATTATAAAAACGCAGAACAAAATACTGATGACAATCAGAAAACAATTCTGCCAAGAATGTGGAGTACCGAAACTGGACACATTCAAAATTATATCAGCTTTACAAATCCTCCTAAATTCAGAATCAACCCAAATTATGATTATGAAGAAGATTTAGGAAAATACGGAATTGACGCTAGTCAGTTAACCGAAGAAGAGTACAATAAAGCAATTGCACAACTTCGTAATGAGGTTGAAAAAACAGTTTCTGAATTTAGAAATGCTTATGCTCAAAAACAAATTGACAACGAAGGGTATGTTAAGTTCTTAAAAAGTTACGGCGATTATTTAATCGTAGAAAAACCATCGGCTGGAGATAATTTCAGCTTCATGTTTGAATATCAATTTGGGTACATGTACTGGAGATATTTAATGTGGAATTTCGTTGGACGCCAAAGTGATGTTCAAGGAAAATATGACAATCTTGACGGAAACTGGATCAGCGGTATCAAAGCTCTTGATTCTTTGCATTTAGGATCTCAAGACAATTTACCTTCTGATGTTTTAAATAACAAAGGGCGAAATGTTTATTATTTCCTTCCTTTCATTTTAGGTTTAATCGGAATAATGTACCATGCCAATAAAGACCTTAAGAGTTTTTATGTACTATTAGCATTGTTCTTGTTTACCGGAATTGCTTTAAAAATTTATTTGAATGAAAGACCTTTCGAGCCTCGCGAAAGAGATTATGCTCTTGTAGGATCGTTTTATGTCTTTGCCATCTGGATTGGGTTTGGCGTGTATTCTCTATACGAAAGCTTTCAAAAATACATTGCACCAAAAATTGCGGGGCCAATTATTATTGCCGGAAGTTTATTAGCTGCTCCTGTTTTAATGGCTTCTCAAAACTGGGATGATCACGACAGATCTGGCAGATATACTGCTGTTGCAATGGCAAAAGCATATTTGAGTTCTTGTGATAAAGATGCGATTTTGTTTACCATTGGAGACAACGACACTTTCCCATTATGGTATGCACAGGAAATTGAGCATTTTAGAACCGACGTTAAAATCGTAAACACGAGTCTTTTTATGACAGACTGGTATATCGATCAAATGAAGGCTAAATCATATGAGTCAGATCCTTTACCTATTTCTTTCAAGCATGAACAGTACGTGGGAGATAACTTGGATTATGTAGCTTATATTCAAAAAATTGACACACGCTGGAACATTAAAGATTTCCTTGATTTTATTAAAAATCCAAAATCAACGGTAGGCTTACAAAACGGCCAGACTATTCATTTTTATCCAACGAATAAAATCAGAGTAAACGTTGATAAAGATATGATTATCAAAAATAAAGTAGTAAATCCTAAATACAATGATTCGATTGTTCCTTATATGGACATCAACATTAAAGGAAGTGCTCTTTACAAAAACCGCTTAATGATGCTTGACATTTTAGCTAATAACAATTGGAAACGTCCAATTTACTTTAGTGGAGGTGCTTTTGATGATGAAGATTATCTATGGTTAAAAGATTATCTGCAGTTAGACGGAATGGTTTACAAATTAGTTCCTATTAAAAATACGCCTTCTAAAGATGGAGGGCCTATGGATATGGGGCAAATTGACGCCGATAAAATGTATGATATCGTAATGAAATGGGATTGGGGTAACAGCGAAAGCCCTAAAATTTATCATGACCCAGAAACCAGAAGAAACAGCATTACTTACCGTACTAACTTATCGCGTTTAATGTATGAATTGATTGCTGAAGGCAAAATTGACAAAGCTAAAAACGTGATCAATTTAGCAATGACCAAAATGCCTTTGGATAAATTTGGATACTATTCTTTAGTGGAATCTTTTGGTGATGGATATTACCAAGTTGGCGAAACTGCTAAAGCTCATGATTTACTAGACAAGCTGGTTAACAAATACAAAGAAAACCTAAACTACTACAAAACATTGAGTGGTGCTGACCAGACTGATTTAGCGATCGACATTATAACTGATATTGAGCGTTACAGAAGTTTATTGCATGTCATGCGAAATAACAAAGACAATGCATATTATGAAAACCATAAAAAAGTATTCAATACTTATGTAAATATTTTTGAGCGTTTTGGACGTGAGAAAGAATAATATACGAAAAATATATTGATTAAAAAAATGCCGTACTACTTGATAAACAGTACGGCATTTTTTAATTTTACGTATCACTAAATCAGTTAAAATGAGCTTTTATTGGGTAAAAACTAATTCATTTATTAAAAAGGTATTTTCTAAATATTGCTGGGATATTCCGAACAATGAAAAGAAAATATACTTGACTTTTGATGATGGCCCAACCCCAGAAATAACCGACTGGGTTTTAACTGAATTGAAAAAATTTGATGCCAAAGCTACTTTCTTCTGCATTGGCAAAAATATCAAAGCCAATTTATCTTTATTTGAAAGATTAATCAAAGAAGGACATTCCATAGGAAATCACACAATGAATCATGTCAATGGCTGGAAAATCCATACCAATGATTATATCGAAAACGTAAAAAACTGCGCCAAAATTCTGGAAGAAGAAATCAATCCAACCCGTTTATTGTTTCGTCCGCCTTACGGAAAAATCAAAAAAGCACAATCTAAGATTTTACGTAAATTAGGGTACAAAATAATTATGTGGGATGTTTTAAGCGCTGATTTCGATCAAAGTATTACTCCCGAAAAATGTCTTGAAAACGTTACTAAAAACGTAAAATCAGGAAGCGTGATTGTATTTCATGACAGTATAAAGGCATCTCCAAATTTAAAATTTGCATTACCTAAAACATTACATTTTTTAAAAGAAAACGGATATAAGTTTGATATTATTCACTAAATAATATCGTTCAGGATTTATACATTAAATTGTTCCTGAACAATCCCAATAAGAGTATTTGCGTCAAGTTCACCAGATTGTCTCCAGATCATTTGTCCATCTTTATAGATCATTAAAGTAGGAAGGCCTTTTATACGAAGTGCTTCTGCTAGTTCTTGATTTTTATCCACATCAATTTTAATAACCTTCGCTTTATCGCCTAACGCAGCTGCTACATCCTTAATTACCGGATGCATCAATACAGATGATTCGTTCCAGTCTGTGTAGAAGTCAATTAACACTG
This is a stretch of genomic DNA from Flavobacterium endoglycinae. It encodes these proteins:
- a CDS encoding glycosyltransferase family 117 protein, with protein sequence MAQFNFNKWNTIIGWFAFAIALITYTLTVEPTMSFWDCGEYIATAAKLEVGHPPGAPLFQMMGAFFAMFAIDAQHVAVMVNMMSVFSSAFTILFMFWSSSMILKKIVARFSEINQNNSIVILGSSFVGALAYTFSDSFWFNAVEAEVYAMASLLIALLFWLGLHWEQDMDKPKGNKWLLIISLVIGLSFGVHFMALLTIPSIGFLYYFKHYEKVTIKNFIIANIVVIGILLFIFKLLLPLTMASFGKTEIFMVNSLGLPFNSGTIFVVLVLIAFFYFGLRFTKQKGLIFYNTIILCILFILIGFSTWIMLPVRANANTVINENKPSDAAEVLAYYNREQYGVNPLFYGPQYTEVFAGLDATTPYLDKKPNYERDYKTGKYIITNNYKNAEQNTDDNQKTILPRMWSTETGHIQNYISFTNPPKFRINPNYDYEEDLGKYGIDASQLTEEEYNKAIAQLRNEVEKTVSEFRNAYAQKQIDNEGYVKFLKSYGDYLIVEKPSAGDNFSFMFEYQFGYMYWRYLMWNFVGRQSDVQGKYDNLDGNWISGIKALDSLHLGSQDNLPSDVLNNKGRNVYYFLPFILGLIGIMYHANKDLKSFYVLLALFLFTGIALKIYLNERPFEPRERDYALVGSFYVFAIWIGFGVYSLYESFQKYIAPKIAGPIIIAGSLLAAPVLMASQNWDDHDRSGRYTAVAMAKAYLSSCDKDAILFTIGDNDTFPLWYAQEIEHFRTDVKIVNTSLFMTDWYIDQMKAKSYESDPLPISFKHEQYVGDNLDYVAYIQKIDTRWNIKDFLDFIKNPKSTVGLQNGQTIHFYPTNKIRVNVDKDMIIKNKVVNPKYNDSIVPYMDINIKGSALYKNRLMMLDILANNNWKRPIYFSGGAFDDEDYLWLKDYLQLDGMVYKLVPIKNTPSKDGGPMDMGQIDADKMYDIVMKWDWGNSESPKIYHDPETRRNSITYRTNLSRLMYELIAEGKIDKAKNVINLAMTKMPLDKFGYYSLVESFGDGYYQVGETAKAHDLLDKLVNKYKENLNYYKTLSGADQTDLAIDIITDIERYRSLLHVMRNNKDNAYYENHKKVFNTYVNIFERFGREKE
- a CDS encoding helix-turn-helix domain-containing protein codes for the protein MTTKSNPKPKILYSCYYARSREGEHFIPEHVFSYQISGEMTAWDSKNTFHSKAGDFRFSKRNHLAKFTKIPPENGEFKTISLFLDQEILREVNKEYNYKANKKVDSEAMITLAPHPLYKSFMESLITYLEVEQENNEALFNLKIKEAIHLLLKVNPELKDILFDFTEPGKIDLEAFMNKNFHFNVQMHRFAYLTGRSLATFKRDFQKIFQQAPGKWLLNKRLQEAYYLISQGNPPSEVYIGVGFEDLSHFSFSFKKKFGIVPSSLNRK
- a CDS encoding polysaccharide deacetylase family protein, whose amino-acid sequence is MSFYWVKTNSFIKKVFSKYCWDIPNNEKKIYLTFDDGPTPEITDWVLTELKKFDAKATFFCIGKNIKANLSLFERLIKEGHSIGNHTMNHVNGWKIHTNDYIENVKNCAKILEEEINPTRLLFRPPYGKIKKAQSKILRKLGYKIIMWDVLSADFDQSITPEKCLENVTKNVKSGSVIVFHDSIKASPNLKFALPKTLHFLKENGYKFDIIH
- a CDS encoding thioredoxin family protein, whose translation is MSKFGELINAQVPVLIDFYTDWNESSVLMHPVIKDVAAALGDKAKVIKIDVDKNQELAEALRIKGLPTLMIYKDGQMIWRQSGELDANTLIGIVQEQFNV